Part of the Terrisporobacter glycolicus ATCC 14880 = DSM 1288 genome is shown below.
CATGCCTTTTCTTGGGCTATAAGTATCTATTTTAGTTATAATGCCTTTAATAGATACCTTATCTTCATTTTCCAATTGCTTAATTTTTTTTATAACACTTCTATCTTCATATTGCCTTGGAAAATAATATACTAAATCTTTTAAAGTAAAGATATTAAGTTTATGAAGTTTTTCAGCTCTCTTAGGCCCTATTCCTTTTACAAATTGTATTTCCTTATTTAAGTTATTCATAATTATCACCTACAAATATTATTACCATGCGAATAAAAAATCCTGTATAATATACTAATTTATAGTACGATTATACAGGACTAGTTAATCATTATTCAACTGAAATTAAGTAATAATAAAGAGGTTGTCCTCCATAGTGTAATTCCACATCTATATCTTCAAATTTTTCTTCTAATAAATCTCTTAATGCTCCTGCTTCTTCTTCAGAAGTATCTTCACCATAGAATAAAGTTATTATAGCACTATCTTCATCAACTAATTTTTCTATAAGTTCAGTCGTTATTTCATCTACCTTATCTCCTGCAGATAATAATTTCCCTTCAGCAATACCTATTATATTTCCTTCTTTTACTTCCACGTCATTTATCACTGTGTCTCTTACAGCATAAGTTACTTGGCCAGATTTTACTGAAGATAAAGCTTCCATCATATTGGCTTCATTGTCACTTACATCAACATCTGCATCAAATGTTACTAAAGTAGCAAAAGCTTGTGCGACATTTTTAGTCGGTATAACTATTATGTTTTTATCACTTAATTCTTTAGCTTGATTAGCCGCCATTATAATATTACTGTTATTTGGTAATATTATAATATTTTTAGCATGTAAATTTTCTATCGCTTTCATAAAATCTTCTGTACTCGGGTTCATAGTTTGACCACCTTCTATTATGTGATCAACACCAAAATCTTTAAATATTTGTGCTAAACCTTCACCCATAGAAGTAGCTATAAATCCGTACTCTTTTTCTTCAACAGGTATATCTTTAGTTTGAGCCGTTTCATTTAATACCTTATTTTCATGTTGGAGCTTCATATTTTCTATTTTTATTGTTAATAGTTGTCCGTATTTTAATGCTTCTTGTATAGCAAGTCCTGGATCATTTGTGTGAACATGTACTTTTATTACACCTTCATCTCCAACTACAGCTAAACTATCTCCAAATTTCATATACATTTCTCTCACTGCTAAATCATCTATTTTATCACTTTCTAAAATAAATTCTGTACAGTATTGGAACTTAATATCTTCACTAGATATATTTTGTTCTACATTAACCTCTACATTGCTAGAAGTTCCGCCTTCTACGGACTCTATGTTACTTCCCTTTAACGAAGATAACATTCCTTCATATATAAGAACTAATCCTTTACCACCTGAGTCTACAACCCCAGCTTCTTTTAATGCCTTTAGTAATTCTGGTGTCTTATTTAGTGATTCATTAGCTTTTTTTGCTACTAATTCAAGAAATTCTATCATATCCATATTTGGCTTAGCTACTTTTACTGCATACTCTCCACTTTCTCTAACTACAGTAAGAATAGTTCCTTCTATTGGCTTTATTACAGCTTTATAAGCAGTATCAGATCCATTTTTAAGAGCATTAGCTAAATCTACAACATTTAAATTTTCTTTGCCTTCTATTGATTTTGCTATTCCTCTTATTATTTGTGATAGTATAACTCCTGAGTTTCCTCTAGCACCCATTAAAGAACCTTTAGAAAGAGCTTTACCTATATCTGTTATATCATCATTTTCAACTTTAGATAATTCTTTAATTGCATATGATATAGTTAAAGACATATTTGTTCCTGTATCACCATCTGGAACTGGAAATACATTTAATTTATCAACTAAATCTTTATGGTTTTGAAGATTATTTGCACCTGAAACAAACATATCTCTAAATCTTTTTCCGTCTATATATTGAATCATATTCTTCCTCCTATATTACTTAACCCTGATACCTTGCACGTTAACATCAATTTTGCTAACTTTTATTGATGTTGTATTTTCTACTGAGTATTTCACTCTGTCTATTATGTTATTTGCTACAGTAGAAATATTAATTCCATATTGCATTATAACAAATAATTCTATTTCTATTTTATTATCTTCTGTTTCATATATTTTAACGCCTTTAGTAGCATTGTCTCCTTTTAACAATTCAACAATACCTTTTATCTTTTGTGAGAAACCTACTAATCCGTAACTCTCCATTGCTGCCCTATATGCAATTTGAGCTATAACATGCTTATCTATTTCTATACATCCATATTTATTATTTACTTTAGTAGTCATGGTTTTACCCCCTCATTTTTTTAATAATATTTTGTACAATGTTGAATCATTATTTTACCAATCCAACAAATTTCCTTTATTTTAATAAATTATAGTTTATATTTCTATTTTAGACAAGATATATAATACTATAAGTAATTAATAATTAAAAGTTATTTAAATTTAGTAACTAAAAAGACGTTTATTGTCAATACTATGTCTTAAGAAATAGAAGATATAAAGTTTTTATTTTTTTGACATAGCGATTTACAACACAATAAAACGATGATAATAAACTTTTATCATTATTTTTTCTTTTAATATTTACATTAGCAAAATTTATATATATAATTTTATATGATAATGAGAAAATCTTCAATATGTTAAGGACAATTATATATTTTTATTGCAAAAATTCAAATTTTATGTTAATATAAATATGTTTTTAGTCTTAAAATAGTTATCATTTTAAGGAGGTGTATATAATGTCAAGAGTATGTTGCGTATGTGGTAAAGGTAAAGTTTCTGGAAACCAAGTATCACATTCAAATAAACACAGCAAGAGAACATGGGCTGCTAACTTAAGAAACGTTAAAGTTATAGAAAATGGAACTCCAAAAAGAGTAAAAGTTTGTACAAGATGCTTACGTTCAAACAAAGTTGATAGAGCTTAATAATAAATTTATTTTATTAGTAAAGAGCCTACAGAAATGTAGGCTCTCATTTTTTTATCTAAAAGTTTATCATTTTTTTATTTCCTACTTTTTATTCGTTCTCATAAATTTCAAAACAATATTAGAAAGCCATTTTGGTAATTTTACAGTTACCATTTTCATACTTATCCCCCCTAAGTTAGATAGTTTTCAGTATTTCACATTAGATTTGTACCACAACATTTATTAATTTCTATGCTAGTCATTTTTTTTATAGACCTTAAAATTAAATCTTACATTACCATTATTTATGTCTATCTTCATCTCTAATAATTTCAATATAAAAACTTTCTCATTAAATTATATTAGTTAAGACTCTTATTTTAGAATTATAAATTATTCCTTACATTAGCTTTTTATTTTTACTATATGGATTAATATCTTAAAAGCTAACACTTCTTTAATTTCTCCGTAAATTATTCACCTGTAAGGCCAGCATTAGCTTTTTAAGAAGCTTTAAGAACATCCATGACCAAAACTAGTCCTTTACTCCATATTATTTTTTACTTAGTATAAAATAAACTCCTCTTAATTACATATCAAGAGGAGTTTATTATTATGCTAAGTTATAATTTCTTATAATTAATGCATATCCATCTTCAATTTTTATAATACATTCATCTTCTAACATAACATTAGATATACCTAAAGATGATAAGTACCCCATTTTAGCATTGTTCAATGGGTACTCTAATTTTTTAAGAGTTATATTCTTTACATCTGCCATTATTGGTACAACTGATACAGTATCTCCCTTTTTTCCATGCAAAATAACTTCTTCATTTCTTATAATAGTAATCTCTTCTTCACTCGTGATTATTTTAGGTGTTATATTCATTTCTCGCACATAGTGCATCAAACCTATATTGGCAAGAGTATGATCTATTCGTCCCCCCAAAGAACCATAAAAATCTATTTCCTTTGCTTTTAATTCCTTAGCTAAATAAATACAAATTTCTGAATCTGTTTCATCCTTATGAGATGGATATGTTTTAAAAAATACGTTTTTATTTTTATAATAATCAACTAAATAATTATTAATAGAGTCTAAGTCTCCTATTATATAATTTGGCATTATATTCATTTTATATAAATGATTACATCCACCATCGGCTCCTATTATAAAATCATATTTTTCCCTAAGTATTATTTCTTTTGTCTTATCATAATTTTTTATTTCGCCATTCAATATAATACAAACTTTCATTAATATCTCCTAAAGACTAGCATTTTTTCTCATTAATTTTACAGTTTCTTCTATATTTTCACTATTAAATATAGCTGAACCTGCTACTATTACATTTGCTCCAGCTTCTACTACTTGATTTATATTACTTGGTTTTATTCCACCATCTACTTGTATATCAACATTAAGATTTTTTTCATCTATTATTTGTTTTAATTCTTTTATTTTTTCAATCACACTTTCAATAAATGATTGCCCTCCAAACCCAGGATTTACAGTCATTATAAGTACCATATCCACATCTTGAAGTACATGCTTTATAGTTTCTATAGGTGTGGCAGGATTTAAAGCTACACCCGCTTTTACATTATATGATTTAATATTTTGTATAGTTCTATGTAAATGTCTACAGGCTTCCACATGAACTACAATTAAATCACTTCCTGCATCAACAAAATCCTTAATATAATTATCTGGATTTTCAATCATAAGATGTGTATCAAATACCATATTAACATCTTTTCTTAATGATTTAACTATTCCAGGACCCAGCGTTATATTAGGAACAAAATGTCCATCCATAACGTCTATATGTAAATATTCACATCCTGCTTTTTCTACCTTTTTAACATCTTCTAAAAGCTTTGCAAAATCTGCTGATAATATTGATGGTGCTAATTTTATCATTTTTAATATCTCCTTTTCCCTTGTCTTATCTCATTGAGTAATTGTATGTAACTTTCATACCTTACTTTAGAAATCTCCCCTGCTTCAACAGCCTCTTTAACTCCACAATCTGGCTCATTTTCATGTATGCATTTATTTCCAAACCTACAGTTATCAACTTCATAAAACTCTATAAAGTATTCTTTTAATTCACTTTCTTCTATATCATCTAATGTTAATGAAGAAAAACCTGGTGTATCTGCAACTATGCCCCCACATTGTAATTTTAAAAGTTCAGCGTGTCTTGTAGTATGTTTTCCTCTTTTGATTTTATCACTAACTTCACCAGTTTGTAACTTAAAATTTTGATCTATTTCATTCAGTAAACTAGATTTTCCAACTCCTGATGGTCCAGCAAACACTACTACGCTATTATTTAGCTCTTCTTTTACTTTATCTATATTCTCTTTAGACTTACTACTAACTGGAATTACTTTATATCCACTTAATTCATATATTTCTTTTATTTTATTTGTCGTATTGTCATCATCTAAATCAACTTTTGTAAGAATAATTACAATTTCTAAGTTTTCTTTTTCAGCAAGAACTATAAATCTATCTAATAAAGATAAATGAGGTGTAGGGTTCTTTACAGCAAAAACTATTAATGCTTTTTCCACATTCGCAATTGGAGGTCTTATGAGTTCACTATCTCTTTTATCAATAACTTCTACAACGCCAATCTTTTTCTCCTCATCAACTACGCTAATTTTCACTCTATCACCTACTAAAGGAGTTTGCTTATTCTTTCTAAATATTCCTCTAGCTCTACATTCATACAGCCCATTTTCTGTATCTACATAGTAGAATCCCCCTATTCCTTTCATTATCCTTCCATCTAACATTAAT
Proteins encoded:
- a CDS encoding DAK2 domain-containing protein — protein: MIQYIDGKRFRDMFVSGANNLQNHKDLVDKLNVFPVPDGDTGTNMSLTISYAIKELSKVENDDITDIGKALSKGSLMGARGNSGVILSQIIRGIAKSIEGKENLNVVDLANALKNGSDTAYKAVIKPIEGTILTVVRESGEYAVKVAKPNMDMIEFLELVAKKANESLNKTPELLKALKEAGVVDSGGKGLVLIYEGMLSSLKGSNIESVEGGTSSNVEVNVEQNISSEDIKFQYCTEFILESDKIDDLAVREMYMKFGDSLAVVGDEGVIKVHVHTNDPGLAIQEALKYGQLLTIKIENMKLQHENKVLNETAQTKDIPVEEKEYGFIATSMGEGLAQIFKDFGVDHIIEGGQTMNPSTEDFMKAIENLHAKNIIILPNNSNIIMAANQAKELSDKNIIVIPTKNVAQAFATLVTFDADVDVSDNEANMMEALSSVKSGQVTYAVRDTVINDVEVKEGNIIGIAEGKLLSAGDKVDEITTELIEKLVDEDSAIITLFYGEDTSEEEAGALRDLLEEKFEDIDVELHYGGQPLYYYLISVE
- a CDS encoding Asp23/Gls24 family envelope stress response protein, translating into MTTKVNNKYGCIEIDKHVIAQIAYRAAMESYGLVGFSQKIKGIVELLKGDNATKGVKIYETEDNKIEIELFVIMQYGINISTVANNIIDRVKYSVENTTSIKVSKIDVNVQGIRVK
- the rpmB gene encoding 50S ribosomal protein L28 → MSRVCCVCGKGKVSGNQVSHSNKHSKRTWAANLRNVKVIENGTPKRVKVCTRCLRSNKVDRA
- a CDS encoding thiamine diphosphokinase — protein: MKVCIILNGEIKNYDKTKEIILREKYDFIIGADGGCNHLYKMNIMPNYIIGDLDSINNYLVDYYKNKNVFFKTYPSHKDETDSEICIYLAKELKAKEIDFYGSLGGRIDHTLANIGLMHYVREMNITPKIITSEEEITIIRNEEVILHGKKGDTVSVVPIMADVKNITLKKLEYPLNNAKMGYLSSLGISNVMLEDECIIKIEDGYALIIRNYNLA
- the rpe gene encoding ribulose-phosphate 3-epimerase yields the protein MIKLAPSILSADFAKLLEDVKKVEKAGCEYLHIDVMDGHFVPNITLGPGIVKSLRKDVNMVFDTHLMIENPDNYIKDFVDAGSDLIVVHVEACRHLHRTIQNIKSYNVKAGVALNPATPIETIKHVLQDVDMVLIMTVNPGFGGQSFIESVIEKIKELKQIIDEKNLNVDIQVDGGIKPSNINQVVEAGANVIVAGSAIFNSENIEETVKLMRKNASL
- the rsgA gene encoding ribosome small subunit-dependent GTPase A; protein product: MLDGRIMKGIGGFYYVDTENGLYECRARGIFRKNKQTPLVGDRVKISVVDEEKKIGVVEVIDKRDSELIRPPIANVEKALIVFAVKNPTPHLSLLDRFIVLAEKENLEIVIILTKVDLDDDNTTNKIKEIYELSGYKVIPVSSKSKENIDKVKEELNNSVVVFAGPSGVGKSSLLNEIDQNFKLQTGEVSDKIKRGKHTTRHAELLKLQCGGIVADTPGFSSLTLDDIEESELKEYFIEFYEVDNCRFGNKCIHENEPDCGVKEAVEAGEISKVRYESYIQLLNEIRQGKRRY